A single region of the Leptothrix cholodnii SP-6 genome encodes:
- a CDS encoding phage tail protein, with amino-acid sequence MDANGARFWLLGEARHFPSRSALHWDDSCRVLRLASQRTLVSSLTPAAAFTLAQSALERVPRAVDALEGVARWDAARSAVVATSHLPGDAVLLALGETPTDLCAAPDGVLYIALPGRVLMHDLRGRWADASVSLAGFEPWRLAPAAVGGAWVLERNTGRVARLSGRPLRTQTPQPDDYDGRTFRPTPENRCPPQLRLLPTPTLAPIERVLALAGGADGVLALLSWRDGEGTACVRCWRETVPDGSMTGIPPRWSEPLQLTGASYAYAITWLEAGRLAVRVPGRRDAPAFDLSDEPTGSVAPLGDIYPLAGENNGPPLEAPFANGVALPPHYPRGETGTAPLHALSLNQLARRGEAGNAADPTAPDTRHWLIDSGDNTTVWHRLFAEAEIPPHTGFVVWLAAGNQAQPPDWNAAQVDRVSWQPHGFGADIHQLDPAMRAPQLPHAVWESAASELAGHPGLLGGVREPGRRGLFSVLVQDSRQRVRQLVGRYLWVRVVLHGDGRASPELAALRAWGSRFSYAEQYLPRLYREQLYGDAAAAPGRRLGQIAASFAAELDAAGAADPLDLGAPLLTALALVDIEPGALARLTVERAGAAWLLQQDRQAWRLRVEADPLRPDQLDSVAIGIYQPQATPADFNARMLASFEGVLTQLEDRVAAAHLLSDPEVVPEASLDWLGSWIGVAFDPALPAARRREWLRAAPELARWHGSLRGLRGALDVATGGAVRQGGVVVIEDFRLRRILATLLGVDLADEDDPLLPGLARSGNSIVGDTLVIGENESVELLALFNEAVASAREDAAVVAFQERLAHRTTVLVHQEVEPQDLALIRRIVRLEAPAHVEVRVASATWPLLVGIASLVGVDTYLAPPRTPRPVQVQRSVLGLGDYLIGAPLLDPRLSGIAQPVPPPEAHAGPDRTVGSAASFVLDASGSTAAPGHQITEYRWRWLAPDLT; translated from the coding sequence GGCGCGCTCGGCGGTGGTCGCCACCAGCCACCTGCCGGGTGACGCGGTGCTGCTGGCGCTCGGCGAGACGCCGACCGACCTGTGTGCCGCGCCCGACGGCGTGCTCTACATCGCCCTGCCCGGCCGCGTGCTGATGCACGACCTGCGCGGGCGCTGGGCCGATGCGTCGGTCAGCCTCGCAGGCTTCGAACCCTGGCGGCTGGCGCCGGCCGCAGTCGGTGGCGCCTGGGTGCTGGAGCGCAACACCGGCCGCGTCGCGCGCCTGAGCGGCCGGCCACTGCGCACGCAGACGCCACAGCCCGACGACTACGACGGCCGCACCTTCCGCCCCACGCCCGAAAACCGCTGCCCGCCACAACTGCGCCTGCTGCCCACGCCCACGCTGGCGCCGATCGAACGGGTGCTGGCGCTGGCCGGTGGCGCCGACGGCGTGCTGGCGCTGCTGTCGTGGCGCGATGGTGAAGGCACCGCGTGCGTGCGCTGCTGGCGCGAAACGGTCCCGGACGGCAGCATGACCGGCATCCCGCCGCGCTGGAGCGAGCCGCTGCAGCTGACCGGCGCGAGCTACGCCTACGCGATCACTTGGCTGGAGGCCGGCCGGCTGGCGGTGCGCGTGCCGGGCCGGCGCGATGCACCAGCGTTCGATCTGAGCGACGAGCCGACCGGCAGCGTGGCGCCGCTCGGCGACATCTACCCGCTGGCCGGCGAGAACAACGGCCCGCCGCTCGAAGCGCCGTTCGCCAACGGCGTCGCGCTGCCGCCGCATTACCCGCGCGGCGAAACCGGCACGGCGCCGCTACACGCGCTGTCGCTGAACCAGTTGGCGCGCCGCGGCGAAGCGGGCAACGCAGCCGACCCCACAGCCCCCGACACGCGCCACTGGCTGATCGACAGCGGCGACAACACCACCGTCTGGCACCGCCTGTTCGCCGAGGCAGAAATCCCGCCGCACACCGGTTTCGTGGTCTGGCTGGCGGCCGGCAACCAGGCCCAGCCGCCGGACTGGAACGCCGCGCAGGTCGACCGCGTCAGCTGGCAGCCGCATGGTTTCGGCGCCGACATTCACCAGCTCGACCCGGCGATGCGCGCCCCGCAACTGCCGCACGCGGTGTGGGAAAGCGCCGCCAGCGAACTCGCCGGCCACCCCGGCCTGCTGGGCGGCGTTCGCGAGCCAGGCCGGCGCGGGCTGTTCTCGGTGCTGGTGCAGGACAGCCGCCAGCGCGTGCGCCAGCTCGTCGGCCGCTACCTGTGGGTGCGCGTGGTGCTGCATGGCGACGGCCGCGCCAGCCCCGAGCTGGCCGCGCTGCGCGCCTGGGGCAGCCGCTTTTCGTACGCCGAGCAGTACCTGCCGCGGCTCTATCGCGAGCAGCTTTACGGCGACGCGGCCGCCGCGCCGGGCCGCCGGCTGGGGCAGATCGCCGCCAGCTTCGCCGCCGAGCTGGATGCGGCCGGCGCGGCCGATCCGCTCGACCTCGGCGCACCGCTGCTGACCGCGCTCGCCCTCGTCGACATCGAACCCGGCGCGCTGGCGCGGCTCACGGTCGAGCGCGCCGGCGCCGCTTGGCTGCTGCAGCAGGATCGCCAAGCGTGGCGCCTGCGCGTCGAGGCCGATCCCTTGCGCCCCGATCAGCTCGACTCGGTGGCCATCGGCATCTACCAGCCGCAGGCCACGCCGGCCGATTTCAACGCCCGCATGCTGGCCAGTTTCGAAGGCGTGCTGACGCAGCTCGAAGACCGCGTGGCCGCAGCGCATCTGCTGAGCGACCCGGAGGTCGTGCCCGAGGCCAGCCTCGACTGGCTCGGCAGCTGGATCGGCGTGGCCTTCGACCCCGCGCTGCCGGCGGCGCGTCGGCGCGAGTGGCTGCGCGCTGCGCCCGAGCTGGCGCGCTGGCACGGCAGCCTGCGCGGCCTGCGCGGTGCGCTCGACGTCGCCACCGGCGGCGCGGTGCGGCAAGGTGGGGTGGTCGTGATCGAGGATTTCCGGCTGCGCCGCATCCTCGCCACGCTGCTGGGGGTCGACCTGGCCGATGAAGACGACCCGCTGCTGCCGGGCCTCGCACGCAGCGGTAACTCGATCGTGGGCGATACGCTGGTGATCGGCGAGAACGAGAGCGTCGAGCTGCTGGCACTGTTCAACGAGGCCGTGGCCAGTGCGCGCGAAGACGCCGCGGTGGTCGCTTTTCAAGAACGGCTGGCGCACCGCACCACCGTGCTCGTCCATCAGGAAGTCGAGCCGCAGGACTTGGCGCTGATCCGCCGCATCGTCCGGCTCGAAGCGCCGGCGCACGTCGAGGTGCGGGTGGCCAGCGCCACCTGGCCGCTGCTCGTGGGCATTGCCAGCCTGGTGGGCGTGGACACCTACCTCGCGCCACCCCGCACGCCGCGGCCCGTGCAGGTTCAGCGCTCGGTGCTGGGCCTGGGCGACTACCTGATCGGCGCGCCGCTGCTCGACCCACGCCTGAGCGGCATCGCGCAGCCGGTGCCGCCGCCCGAGGCACACGCCGGGCCGGACCGCACCGTCGGCTCGGCCGCCAGTTTCGTGCTCGACGCCAGCGGCTCGACCGCCGCGCCGGGCCACCAGATCACCGAATACCGCTGGCGCTGGCTGGCGCCAGATCTCACCTAA